A part of Cannabis sativa cultivar Pink pepper isolate KNU-18-1 chromosome 6, ASM2916894v1, whole genome shotgun sequence genomic DNA contains:
- the LOC115725259 gene encoding receptor-like protein EIX2 — protein sequence MMIKILVLLFVLISMCEGVCIEKERQALLTIKGGLVDTNNLLSSWTTNNNLDCCNWRGIRCDNLTNHIIALDLNFDCLDNDDFMEPCFMGSEIDHYSLVELQHLRYLDLSNNNFNKIPKFLGSLTKLKYLNLANNPIIDTIKSPQQQNLTKLEFLDLDIDQSGKLILINLEWLSYLPSLKILRLSNTNLNDKATNWLHSIKSSTPSLLSLHFDNCVFPQVDVLSLSHANSSNSLKDFHISFSTILNHSIIFPWLLNLSTNMVNLTIRESQLQGGLPNSFENMRFLERIDLSSNEFEGGIPKSFSDLCNLKELNMGFNKLNTTLPQILESLNGCAKNSLEMLDVGYNKIRRTFPNNFSMLPNLKWLDVSYNKLNGTLSENIIGELHHLEKLYMSSNSFIGFVSDVHFQNNSKLKDLELSGNSLLTLNFTPTWIPPFQLESLLLRSCKLGPHFPTWLKTQVYISEIDISNSGIQDEIPNWFCNQTLFPLAFANLSSNQFHGIIPPSLSNVISLYFSNNDKLISLTSFLCNQTHHQGITSVLEFSNNMVFEKSLPNCEWSLKKLVVLNLNNNQFSGVVPRSIGLLHDLSFLILRQNNFSGYLPSLQNCTQLQVLDVVENNLEGYIPSWIGERLQNLQFLRLKSNKFYGVIPLSLCHLQLVQILDLSSNNLIGAIPSCIDNITSMVKAQDTFGLIFASISSTKKQYMFYNFNALIMWKGADHEYIDILGLLRMIDLSYNKLSGKIPHELTNLMEAVVLNLSRNNLSGEIPSDIGKLSNLDSLDLSHNKFSGVIPTSLAQLSFLSYMDLSSNQLSGKIPTSTQLQSFNASSYMNNIGLCGPPLTNSSCLGDNDDDGDQESIDDRSDHDVEWLDMPWLRMGVWIGFLVGFVGVCATLWLTSMRVLSFHSLIKSFEN from the coding sequence ATGATGATCAAAATTTTGGTGCTTCTGTTTGTTCTTATTTCCATGTGTGAAGGTGTTTGCATAGAGAAAGAGAGACAAGCTCTTCTCACCATTAAAGGAGGCCTTGTTGATACAAACAATCTTCTCTCTTCTTGGACAACCAACAATAATCTCGATTGTTGTAATTGGAGAGGAATCAGGTGTGATAACTTAACTAATCATATTATAGCTCttgatcttaattttgattgctTAGACAATGATGATTTTATGGAGCCATGTTTTATGGGAAGTGAAATTGATCACTACTCTTTGGTTGAATTGCAACATTTGAGGTATTTAGATCTTAGTAACAACAACTTCAATAAAATTCCCAAGTTTCTTGGTtctttaactaagctcaaataTCTCAATCTTGCAAATAATCCCATCATTGACACTATTAAAAGTCCTCAGCAACAAAATCTCACCAAACTTGAGTTTCTTGATCTTGATATTGACCAATCTGGTAAATTGATCTTGATTAATCTTGAATGGCTTTCTTATCTCCCTTCATTAAAAATCTTAAGATTGAGCAACACAAATTTAAATGACAAAGCTACGAATTGGCTTCATTCCATTAAATCAAGTACTCCTTCCTTATTAAGTTTACACTTTGATAATTGTGTATTTCCACAAGTAGATGTCTTGTCTCTTTCCCATGCAAATTCTTCAAATTCTCTCAAAGATTTTCATATTTCGTTTAGTACCATATTAAACCATTCAATAATTTTTCCTTGGTTGCTAAATTTGAGTACAAATATGGTTAATCTCACAATAAGAGAGAGTCAATTACAAGGTGGCCTTCCAAACTCTTTCGAAAATATGAGATTTCTAGAACGTATTGACTTGTCATCGAACGAGTTTGAAGGTGGAATTCCAAAATCATTCAGTGATCTTTGTAATCTTAAGGAATTGAATATGGGTTTCAACAAACTTAACACAACACTCCCTCAAATTTTAGAAAGTCTCAATGGTTGTGCTAAAAATTCATTGGAAATGTTGGATGTGGGATACAACAAAATAAGAAGAACCTTTCCTAATAATTTTTCAATGCTTCCTAATCTTAAATGGTTGGATGTCTCTTATAATAAACTTAATGGTACTTTaagtgaaaatattattggtgagcTCCATCATCTTGAGAAATTGTACATGTCCTCAAACTCATTCATTGGGTTTGTTTCTGATGTCCACTTTCAAaacaattccaaattgaaagatCTTGAGTTATCTGGTAACTCTTTATTAACATTAAATTTCACACCCACTTGGATTCCTCCATTTCAACTAGAAAGCTTGTTATTAAGATCTTGTAAGTTAGGTCCACACTTTCCTACATGGCTCAAAACTCAAGTATACATATCCGAAATCGACATTTCTAACTCAGGAATTCAAGATGAGATTCCTAATTGGTTTTGCAATCAAACCTTATTCCCTTTAGCTTTTGCAAATCTTTCTTCTAATCAATTCCATGGTATTATCCCACCTTCATTGTCCAATGTGATAAGCTTGTATTTCTCCAATAATGATAAACTCATTAGTTTAACCTCATTTCTTTGTAACCAAACTCATCATCAAGGGATAACAAGTGTTCTTGAATTTAGTAATAATATGGTGTTTGAAAAAAGTCTTCCTAATTGTGAGTGGAGTTTGAAGAAATTGGTTGTTCTCAATTTGAACAACAATCAATTTAGTGGAGTGGTTCCAAGGTCTATTGGCTTGTTACATGACCTAAGCTTTTTAATCTTGAGACAAAACAACTTTTCAGGATATTTGCCTTCTTTACAAAATTGTACTCAACTTCAAGTTCTTGATGTTGTGGAGAATAATTTAGAAGGATATATACCATCATGGATAGGGGAAAGATTACAAAATTTGCAATTCCTTCGACtcaaatcaaataaattctATGGAGTTATACCATTGAGTCTATGCCATCTTCAACTTGTTCAAATATTGGATCTTTCTTCGAATAATTTAATTGGAGCTATCCCATCTTGTATAGATAATATCACTTCAATGGTGAAAGCCCAAGACACATTTGGACTCATTTTTGCATCAATTTCTTCCACAAAGAAACAATATATGTTCTATAATTTTAATGCATTAATAATGTGGAAAGGAGCTGATCATGAGTACATCGATATTCTTGGATTATTAAGAATGATTGATCTTTCATACAACAAATTATCTGGGAAAATTCCTCACGAGTTGACAAATCTAATGGAAGCGGTCGTGCTTAATCTATCAAGAAATAATTTGAGTGGGGAAATCCCTTCGGATATTGGAAAATTAAGTAATCTCGATTCACTAGATTTGTCCCACAACAAATTCTCAGGTGTAATTCCAACAAGCTTAGCACAATTATCTTTTCTCTCTTACATGGATCTTTCGAGTAACCAATTGTCTGGAAAAATTCCTACAAGTACTCAATTACAAAGCTTTAATGCTTCTTCATACATGAATAATATTGGTCTTTGTGGCCCTCCTCTAACAAACTCATCATGCCTTGgggataatgatgatgatggtgatcaaGAAAGCATTGATGATAGAAGTGATCATGATGTAGAATGGTTAGACATGCCATGGCTTCGTATGGGAGTTTGGATAGGGTTTCTTGTTGGATTTGTTGGAGTATGTGCTACTTTGTGGCTTACCTCTATGAGAGTTTTATCCTTTCATTCCTTGATCAAGAGCTTTGAAAATTGA